The window AAGAAACGGTTGGAAACTGCTACTAGGGAACTGGCGGTACAATAAAATTACATGAACGCCGATTCTCTGGGCAGATGCAAAgtaaatacaagaaaaaaagaaacagctGCGGAAAAAAGAAGGCAGAGAGATTTCTCgacatcttctcttctctctgcaACCACGATTATGACTGtacattgataaaaaaaaaaaaaaaagaaagaaaaaaatgttgaatgaATCAAGAAAAATAGTTACAGAAGATTTGCTTTGTAGAATAAACAACGATGTCTGGATTGAAATCAGCAGCTTTGGTGTCTCGGGAGTTCGAAAATCATTGTTGGGAACCATCATCACCGGTTGAGAGTTTTGCATAATCAATTGCAGAGTCACCTGAGTATAGTAGTCAGATTAATGCACGGAAAGTTCAAATGGAAGCATAATGTTTTCGGTAATGGTTTAGTAGCCCGAGGTGAGGAGTCGGGAGGACCATTTTAAATGCTAATAAACAAGACTTACTTCGGGTAGACTCAGTTGATGAGCGTGGTGGCGAAATGCCTCCTTTGATATCTACATTCATGATTCCACCAGACTATGAGAAAGGTAAAGCTAAAATGACATAAGTCCACAAAAGtaatgaaaaaacaaacagtTGTTGCACCTAAAGAATGGCGAGAACCACGAACGGCGTCAAAGTTTCTGTATGTATAGCCCACGAAATTGATATTTTGAGGGGTTATGCTCACCTacagccaaaaacaaaaaaaaagacaagaacaaAGGTCCGTTAGATCTATAAGTACAGAGTAAGATCCTCAGTATATGTCAATCGTGATAAAGTTTTATAGCGAATAGCAGTACCTTCCATGACGGTCCAGATCCTGTTCTTGCTGGTTTTGGACAATCGACCTAAGGAAAGAATCAGGATATGTTATCACTGAGAAAGAAAGAGCATAGGAACTTTTTTTATCCTCGAGATGGCACAGATTTTTACCTCATCGAATTTCATAAAATTCTGGGTATCAAGTTCTCCATTGACCACTGGCTTAAAAGCTGCATCCATCTCATAGAGTTTGTCCCATTCGACGTCTTTGAACCAAGGATGAGCCTAGATGTGTATTACTTTGTCAAGAAGAGAGAAGACTGAGCAGTCTTTGTTACTATAGATACTGATATACATACTTTAATTTGCTCGGCTCCGGCTCCATGTGAACCAAGCCTATGCTCAGAATCACAAAGCAACCTACAAATGAGATCTCTTGCCTCAGGTGTCAATCTTGCCTCCTCGGGGAATATTAAATGATTTCTCCAGCTCACAATCTAAATCCATCAAATGTCAATTTATATTAGAGACAAAAGAAGGTGTGAAGATCGTAAGAGAAACAGAGCCAACATTGAAAGCTTCCACCATCTTAAACTCTCATCTTAGCATCAACAAACAAGTTAAAAATGATGTAAGAGAAAAGTGGAAAACACTGTAAATTTAGTAGCAAATTGACCTTTCTACATGTTGTTACGGAGTCATCTGAGTAAAATGGTGGATAACCAACGAGCATCTCATACATAATGGCCCCCAAAGACCACCTGCACTCAAATAATGAATGCATATGAGTCGATGAGATATATGTTATGTTAACGTAGAATAACCCTACTGACATAAAAAATCATGGAGAATAAATCTATAGGACATTTTCGGTGACCCACCAGTCACATTCTACACCGTATCCCTTCTTCAGCAACACTTCAGGTGCAATATAATCGGGCGTACCTACCGTAGAATATGCCTGTTTCAAGACAAGAGCACACAAAAAGCCAGAGGATTTCGACATAAACCCCAAACGAACATTTAAAAGCACACCCCCAACGGAGCAAATTTTAGGGCATACCTCAGATgtgatatgaaaaaaaaaaaaaaacagagtttaatTAATACTATACCAATTTTCTACGATTAATCTGCCAATGCTGCAGCTGTTCCAAAGGGCTCTTCCAACGCCTTCCACGACGTCCTATTGGGCAGTTCTCATCACCATCGATTGATTCATTTATATTCTCATCATTCAAAGGTTCATTTACGTTCATAGCCGAAATATTTCTACAATCGAGAGGCTTACAAAGACCAAAATCTGATAGCTTCATATGACCATACTTGTCCAGGAGAAGATTGTCTGGTTTTATATCCCTGCAAAAGATCTAACCTCAAAGTATATACACACAATATAACGCTGCATTCAGCACAATTAGACCAGTAAGAAGTAGACTAACCTGTGAACATAATTATGCTTATGTATCGACTCAATAGCCAAAACACTTTGGGCAATGTAAAAGCGAGCCACGGTTTCAGTCAAAGTCTCTTCCCTCATAAGCAAAGTCATCACGTCACCACCAGACAGATACTCCATGATAAGGTACAAATATTCTGGATCTTGGAACGAATAATAAAGCTTCACAATACAGTCACTAGCAACTTCTGCTAGCAAGTTCCTTTCTGCTCTAACATGTTCAACCTATTTATTTAGAACAATCAACCAACAGGGTATCCTAGACTTAAAGCCAAACTTTATAATGCATAAATGtaaaatgaagagaaagaatGAGACAATTGTAAGACTCACTTGCCCTCTACTAAGCATTTCAgacttcttcagcttcttcatgGCATAAATGTTGCCTGTCTTTTTCTCACGGCATAGTCTTACCTAAGAAAAAGATaccacatttaaaaaaatattaacaccGGAATGTTCAAAGTTGGTAAAATCGTAGAGacataaaacccaaaaagacTAACCTCACCGAAAGCTCCTCTACCAATAATACTGAGAAGATCGAAATCATCAACGCAAAGCCTGTTCCTCATTAATCTAGTATACTCTGTCTCTTTCCTCTGCAAATCCTCCAGCAGCTCGAGCTGTTCCTTTTCTGATACATCTAAAGATGCTATCTTTTGTTCTAGCACCAAACgtctgcaaaaacaaaacaacttccATTGATACTTTGGAGAAAACAGTTGTAATATACACATCTCTGGATGAACGATCTCTCATTCTCattatgtaacaaaaaaacGTTAAAGCTCCTAAACCAACACCATTCATTAATGCAGCACACAGATTTTTCTTCTCACAGgaatatcaacaaacaaacagatgatgatgatgatgatatgcaAACAAATTAATGTACACGAAACATGAACCTTTCTCTACGTTGTTGAATATGTCTCATGCGCTTATTGTAATGATCTTCAATATACTTCTTGGCTGCAGCAACTTTCTCCAATGTCGAATCTGAAACCAACCCTTCTTCCTCAAAATTCTCCTCAGCCTCCGGCGTCACcttcaccaccacctcctcgtcttgattctccattttttttttggggctctctctctctaaatctcTCGTCCTCTCTCGGTCAATTGTGAGAATAATATGATTGCGAGAACGAAAAcgagtctcttcttctccatcgatCAAATGGCAAATTTACAAGTTTGGATTTTGTAattcagagaaaaaaaggaatcagAAATTATTACctggaaattttgtttttactatttttgctattttaggcaaaaaagaaagattaaaaattaaaaaagaaacacaaaaaaatcaacaaactaGGACCCGACACGtggaatacttttttttttcgacaaatcaaatatattatatcgCAAAGAGTTTTACATGAGTCACTCAAATACAACCAATGACACAAATATAGGAAATTGAACATAATTTCGATGAAAAAGTGGAAGTGGCCCTACTTTCTAATAAAGTCTTACAGGCCAACAGATAAAATCTGTTACGTCTCTCTTTCACATACTTGTAATTGGCTATCACCTTATAGATGAAACTCCAAAATGATTTTCGCATTAGTTTTGTTAATAGAAAAAACTGAATAGTTGCTTGGAGTGATTCTGAATCTTGTCTTCTGAAACTCAAAACGATATGCTGGAAATGCCTAACCCATCGTTACTGATTATTGAACATGATTTTCCTTTTCATAGACGTAGAAATTTCCGACCAAAGGAAAGAGAAATAATCATCATCATAGTCACTCACCACAATTGTCATTCCCATCACGCTCGTGTCTTGATTTGGATAATACGAAGGACACATCAAGTGAATAAAACGACGAACCAGTTTTAGTAGAAGAAAGGGTTTCAACCAGGAAAAGTTGTCACCATCATCATTCATCGCCTTCATTTTAACACCACATCTATTTCGGATTCTGATTAGCAGACTGATTCCTCCATTAATTCCAGGATCAAAAACCCATGTTAAAACTCCATACCTTTGGGTAAGAGAACATTCACCGGTTGAAACCCGGAAATTCCACCGGCAGTGACCGAGCACACCGGAAAAAAACTTTCTACAAAGAAAGACATCACAATTCTTTCGAATCGACACTACGTGAAACGAGCGACAATGGAGATGAGATGAATCTCTCATATAGATTACTGAAATCTCAACGATTTGATAGATAATCCAAATCAAGGATTGATCTGATGGGGTGACCATAGTCTGATTTGGAAATGATGGACTTAGTCCATGTAACACCATTGTCGTGAAGAGGCAAGTTGCGTGGGTTTGATAATCTCGATTTGCCAATTTTAGTTactgaaattttaaaactgtgTGGTAATTAGGAGATGTAAAAGCAACtgtacaaagaaaacaaaacaaacgatGGCCGACGCCGGACAAGCCAACGCCGGCCGGAAAAGGTGGAGAACGAGGGTTTTGCTGTGAAACGGTTGGTTTGAGGAAACGCCTATGGCACACGTGGAGTACTTTAAGTGGgttaaatcaaaacttttacaaaactacattaattatatttataattaaccctttttaattatcattttaatagtataactaatttaattacactttttatcaacaatttaatttattctaaaataaatatctaataaataattatttgaaagtgagacattattgtaaattttatatttgtctaagtacattttatataaatttaataaacatttatatatactaaaattatagaaaaacattattttgtgaatttatATGCATGTTTCATATGGAAGTGGAAGCTTATTTCTGGCTAAGGCAGATGGTGTTGTTACTTAGATTGGTTTTTTTGAACATCACTCATTGAATGGTTGGTTGTATGTTAAATTTGTTTGCATATTTGAAGTCATCGAGCAAAAGCCTTAGATGGATTTGTTTGTATGTATGTATCTTTCTGTTGTTCGAACTTATTTTAGGCTAGTGTATCAATGACATGGAGTTTCATGGTTCGTGAgaaaagatgatgaaaacatctttgtttttaaaaaatagagtatatctatactaaataaaagcaGAACCTATAAGCTcctgtccacctaggattttaaataactaataaaGATTCGACATCactgattaacattttttaaatttgcagaattttgtatataaatattttttaaacaccAATCGAAATCAgacatctcaatatttaacatttttgaaattatgtaaaatttatatattaaaatgcttataaataagtgtatgtacaatgtcccacatcggctataaattttttagacaattgTTCataaccattataaataagactaatatatattttcaactaCGAATAAgcagaaagcttgatttatccgACGtccaaatttaacaattttaaaaagtttaaaatattacaattattgaAACTTTGACAAGGtttaaatgttataaatatttaaactttatagaatgtttaacaATATTATACATACCCctatagaaagtttaaaatattataaatatttaaactctatcaAAAGTTTAGGTGTCATtgatattttactctaaaaaactttaaaatgttataaatatttaaactacattctaaattttaaattattataaatatttaaactattaaaaattaagtattattaaatatatatatttgattttttatatcttgaaaatatcttatttatctctCTTTGTATTTTACATCTCTTCTAAggtgtaaaacatgtttttgtatatGATGTTATAGgtgatttgatattgtttcaataaaaaaatatttgtgggTCTAACGAAGAAGGATTGGCATTGCAAGACCTTGATTCGATGTTGTTTGAGTTaagttttaaagtttaaagaaaaaggatcgacgacaaacacattttttattagttatacaTTCGTTTATATTATCTTCTCTGcaagtaatttgcaattttgtagtattaaagattttggtttgagaagttttaaTACATGTAGATCTAAAGCTGAGTAAGTATACAGAtgaaagtatcaataattgagtgcatGTGGTGACTATGCTAATCCATGAATTTTACGAGAAAAGAGACAATGATTTTGGTATTAGaatttgatgggttaacaagttatataatagtaaaaaaaggttttaaatgattatttagTAGAAGAATGTGAGGAAGatgacgaggaagaggaagaagaatagtATAATGAAAAACTGGatggtaaaagtaatgatgaaaATTATCATGAACAAATGACAATGAAAATAACGAGAAAAATatgagaagtaaaaaaacagTGGAAAAAGAACACGAAAAACATAGATGGTAAcggtcaattaaatatgagaaaacgaGTTTTATTTCATGATTCTAAAAATATTTCCTGTGTGTGATAGTCAAAGAAATAGTTTAGTATATGTAATGTCACCAATTTGAATGTCCTATCCATCTCGCTTGGATGTCCAGTTAAATTGATGATTCTTTCGatgagatttgattttttagcacaactgatttttatattttaaaaagttgtgtatctaaaataaaatttttgccTTGATactaatttaaagttttctataaaataatatttcataactgtcatcaatcatatataattttcactaaaatatatcaaataaactcacCGTAGTGTGGGTTCAAATTAAAACGTagtattatgaaaaaaaatatcttcacaTAGTAAACCAAATAATATACTTCAACAAACTAACTTTTCCATTTTTGTGGATTTACAACCATGATCCAAACCACAAAACTCTATTTTTTGGTCTTATCGCATAAAACTACAATTTACAAACCATATATTTACATGCATATGAGAATATTTACtgcaaattcaaataaaaaaatttacagaaaatctCCAACGAGAGAAATTAGCCAGTTATATTGACAATATCATTAGAAAACCGGAATCTTGATTTCCAATCGTGAATCGCAGACCGGAGTGTATGGTTTGGTGTGAGCTTGAAGTGGTCGAGCTTTTGTCGAGTCACTGGTGAAATGTTGTGTTTCTCGAGCCACGCTAAGATCGCTTGCTTCTCGTACGTGAATCCATCTGCTGCTATCTCTGGCTCCTGCATTATctcctgtatatatataaaaaaaaaaacatacttcaAAAATCGAAACATTGCTTCAAATTGCGGTTATTGAAATCGTGTACCAAACCAGGTGAGCTTTTCCTTACCCGTAAGATTGGACAGAAGTAATGACTAGGTGCTCGTAAAttgcttccttctttctttgttttcgaATTGGCTGTCTCCACAAGCCGTTTCAAAGCCGGTATAACTTCCGATTTAAGATCCGGTCTATCTCGGCATCGAAATTCCGCACATTTTAAACCAATCCGAGCCAACTCTTCGGTTTCTGCCAAAGGCCAATCGGTAACCGATTTATCTAGCATTTCGGTTAACGTTCCTTTCTTTACCGCGTTTTCGACCGCTGGTACAAGCCCCCCCGGCTGACGAGCCGTCAACAGCTGAAGAATGGTTATGCCAAACGCGTAAAGATCTGATTTTGGTCTAATCGTTCCGGTTCGATGGTATTCCGGATCAATGTAATGCAATGTACCAGCAAGGACCGAGTGTCGGTACATCGTGACATTATCCGGTGCAACATCCGTAACCAGCTTGGCTAATCCCACGTCAGCAATTTTGCTCACGTAGTTCCGGTTTAACAAGATATTCCCCGGTTTTAAGTCGCGGTGAACAATTGGTTGCGGTTTAGAGCTGTGCAAGAAGGCTAAACCGCAAGCTACCTCGAAAATAACCCTAAACCGGATAAACCAAGGCAAAGGCGGTTTATTATTCCTGTGAAATATATATTCCTCGAGGCTACCATTCTCCAAATACTCGTAAACCAAACAACCATTCTCCGGACAAGCTCCGAGGAGAAGAACCACGTGTGGATGTCGGAGTTGGCTTAGAACCTCAACCTAGAGAGTAGTGAcaccaaaccggaaaaaaaaatcaaccggATCAAATCAAAAGTTTAACCGAAACCAGACATAGTTTAGATAGAAGTAATGGTCATTATTAATTACCTCCTTCAAGAACTCCTGTTTCTTCTCCGGTGTATCTAGCCGGACAACCTTAACAGCTGCTGGAGTGCTATCAAGACTACAACGGTAAACTTTGCCGTATCCTCCTTCTCCAATCACTTTTTCCGGTGAGAATCCCTCGGTGGCTGTTACGATCTCATCTATTGTGTATTTCCTGTACCGGTGATCGGTTCCTAAAAGCTGATCgatcactttcttcttctccaagtaaGTCTTTAAAGCATTCACCTCCGCGATCTGTCGCTGACAAAACTCTCTTGCAAGCAACGCTTTCGCGGCTTCTACCTCTTTCACCGCCTTCATGTGCCGCTCTTTCTCCAGCGTTGCTGTTTTCCTCTGCAATTCTTCTTTCTCCACAGCACTGGTCACTCGTCTTACGCTTTTTGAACATTCAGTGGAAAGCATTTGAACCTAgtagaaacaccaaaacaaataatttactTGGGgaacaagaaagtaaaatgaTTTTGATTCAAAGACGTAcgggtaataataatatatataccttgttTTGTGTGGAGTAAAGCTCTTCACAAGCTTGTTTATATTTACCGACCGTAATTTGTAACTCCTTCTTCAAACGCTCGACCTCTGCTTCAATCTCAACCTTTCAAATTAAACGACACCAAATTATTCAAACTCTTTTATTGTTCATTCTTTACTAATCTACATCAATTCAATTGCACCACAACATGTTAGTAatgtaaccttctttgattttCTAGATGTTGCTGATGGCGAATCTGAGCTTTGCTGTTTGCTAACGTTTTTCTCAAGATTCGATTGGGGTTCCATACAAGTCTCATCAAAATCTGAGTAATTTAGCTGCGGTATATCGGATCCTCCACGCCGCCTTACAATCTTTTGAAATATTGTTGCATTAGACGCCTTACTACTTGGAGACGTTTGTTGTCTATTATTAAGGAGGCTTAATGCATCTAACTTCAGCTCTTTGGCTGATGCTGACCTCCTCGTGCCTGCCTCTTCAACacccaaaacaaagagaaaatttCAGCCATGCAtggaaatcatatttttaaaaaaatatataattgttgttAATCACTTCATATACATCAAAGGTTTATATTATATGCATTTATCATTCATGTATTTTGTAATATGAATCCCTAATCGATTGATCCATGTTGGTTGCAGAATCcttcaaataataaatttcaatTCAGAGTTATAAAGATTATGAAACTAGTTAAATATTTTTCCAATCATAGGTTATAAGTCAAAATTTGTTCCTTTTAAGAATGTACATACCTGAGTatttactactatatattagaCGACTTAACATTGCAATTATATTAATGGACATCTCCTATGAAACCACTATATATGTCTATTTGTATACTTTACCTGTGGATTGTCGAGGATCGGATAACGTTTGAGACCGTAGAGTGTGAAAACTAGCCGCCCAGTTTCTCAGGAAGTCATGGGAAATCACGGCTGAGGATGGACTTGTGCACGGCTCTGATTATTAAAAGGGTAACACGATTAAAGAAAAGTTTTATGGAAAacgaaaacagagagaaaacaaaaaaatctacttATTTTACCTCCGATAATTAATGTATCCATAGATTTTGTAGTGATTCTGTCTTTACACACAATGTATACTTCACATGTTTCTGGTACGTATTTTAAGACAGTCAATGGTACTCCTGAACCTTTTGATCTCCTACACCGGAGAAAACACAGCCGGTTAGTGTTTATAACCGAGTGGATTGAGAAGAATTTATACCTAACCGAGCTATGTAAAATTTTTACCGTGTGAATATGTTTGAAGAGAACGATCCCATAACCAAACTGTTAACTCCTGATTTGGATGTGAATCTGATAAGTGCTTTGGCAGGATCGTCGTACTCTAGCAATAGAGTCTCTACCTGACACTGAAGGTTACACTAATTCAGGGAACAGTTTGACCCTAAAAATTCCCTTAGgtgtatataaattttggagtaaaaatagaaatgaaCCAACCTTGGTACTAGTAGCCTTACACATTTTCAAGAAGGGTACAAAGACCgtttcaaattcttttttcaCATCCCTCACATACATTTCCACCACTCTCTCCTCCACTTCCTCCACCGGTAATCTCTCTCCGGCTGCAACAATAAACCGCCGTTCTCGTAAACATTACTcttaaaattgttaaatattgataaataccctaaaataacactaaaataagttttatggacaactatAGCACAaattccataaatttccaaaaatagcacaatttaatacattaaaatatttaaaattaatttttagaattttgttttttatgtttgggttctcaatttcacatatagggtatagttttgaggggtagggtttagtattttgaatttaggatttaattttaaaagataaattggtgctatttttggaattataGAGTtgttgtgctaaatttggaaaaaaactttttttcgtgctatttttgagaatctcccttaAATATTCATCAATCCGCTACCAAAACTACACTTATAATCGAATAAAATTTTTACTTATTAACCGAtcgtttttttagtttttaccttATTGAAAAAGAGtaagataaaataactaattaattataaatccattctatgaatttaattataattttcgaCCAACatgtgaaagaaacaaaataaataactttttgcttctcttttttttttcttgtctttttggttatataaaaatgtaatcgATCCATAAACAAGACAATCGAAAATGTTTTATAGACATTcggaaaacaagaaagatatTTTTGGTTACATCATGAAGAAATTCTGTTTTACTTGGTGTAAAATGAGgtttcaattattttcttttgtcttttggtttCCTTCACTTTTACATTAGtttatgaaaaacaaaacatcaaaaatgTGAAATTGTGTTAGATTGAGAGAGATACTTACAAGGGGTAGGAATAGAAGTAATTGTGGGGATGACGTGAACCAACACGAACCTATCAGCCTTACGTGaaagattatcgagggcccacCGTACGGCACGGCAACTTCCTGCGCCGCCAAATTTGTCTCCGATCAAACCCTTCACGGCCACCGCCACAAACAACTGACCCTCTTTCGCCTTTTGACCACCACTCATTTCTTGCGTCAGCATCACCACCATCTAATCACTTCTACTTACGTAGGCCACAAGTAACCAAAGAATAATAATTCAGTTGCAGAGATGGGTATCTCTCTGATCACGACTATATTGTATTGATAGCTATATATATNNNNNNNNNNNNNNNNNNNNNNNNNNNNNNNNNNNNNNNNNNNNNNNNNNNNNNNNNNNNNNNNNNNNNNNNNNNNNNNNNNNNNNNNNNNNNNNNNNNNNNNNNNNNNNNNNNNNNNNNNNNNNNNNNNNNNNNNNNNNNNNNNNNNNNNNNNNNNNNNNNNNNNNNNNNNNNNNNNNNNNNNNNNNNNNNNNNNNNNNNNNNNNNNNNNNNNNNNNNNNNNNNNNNNNNNNNNNNNNNNNNNNNNNNNNNNNNNNNNNNNNNNNNNNNNNNNNNNNNNNNNNNNNNNNNNNNNNNNNNNNNNNNNNNNNNNNNNNNNNNNNNNNNNNNNNNNNNNNNNNNNNNNNNNNNNNNNNNNNNNNNNNNNNNNNNNNNNNNNNNNNNNNNNNNNNNNNNNNNNNNNNNNNNNNNNNNNNNNNNNNNNNNNNNNNNNNNNNNNNNNNNNNNNNNNNNNNNNNNNNNNNNNNNNNNNNNNNNNNNNNNNNNNNNNNNNNNNNNNNNNNNNNNNaaaaaaaaaaaaaaaaaaaaggtaattgtAGTCCTGTGCTAATAATAATCTTACTGATCGGAATCAAGGATTGGTATCTcccttttttgtttaataaaacaaatacaaagCAGAGTCATAGGGTTGGATATATTAATTTGtctattgacttttttttttttggtcaaacaattTGTCTATTGacttaaagaacaaaaaaaagatttgaattttttggtaattataaTCATGGATCTTGCAGTCctgaatatataattaattttgaaatattttggcAACCAGAGGAAGTAATCGATGGGATGATGATGGCCTCCAAAAGTTTAAATACTCTATCTAATACTTATTAAATTCGAAACTTTCTGGACGGCCAGTTAGTTAATTATTAGTACTGTGGAGTTTTATGATGAAGTCTTCTTCTAATTCTATCTACATGGTATTTGGAGGGTTTAGCTAGGTAGAGATTTCAATAGTCTGTCAGTTGTATGACGTGTATTTCTTCCACCAATGTGAACAAAATCTGAATTTGATCCTATAACCACTGCACAGGGCACATAATCTAGCTAGTAGTTTATTACTATCTGAATTCGAACACGTATGAAGTTTATTGTGGACAAAAAgctcaaaatatatttacatgtgGGTTTTGATTGATAATTTTGTATCACTGCGTATATCATTTTAACAGTTACTAATCACAAAAGCCATATCAAAAacgttataaaaatatattattttagttttt is drawn from Camelina sativa cultivar DH55 chromosome 1, Cs, whole genome shotgun sequence and contains these coding sequences:
- the LOC104701340 gene encoding serine/threonine-protein kinase tricorner-like, which produces MENQDEEVVVKVTPEAEENFEEEGLVSDSTLEKVAAAKKYIEDHYNKRMRHIQQRRERRLVLEQKIASLDVSEKEQLELLEDLQRKETEYTRLMRNRLCVDDFDLLSIIGRGAFGEVRLCREKKTGNIYAMKKLKKSEMLSRGQVEHVRAERNLLAEVASDCIVKLYYSFQDPEYLYLIMEYLSGGDVMTLLMREETLTETVARFYIAQSVLAIESIHKHNYVHRDIKPDNLLLDKYGHMKLSDFGLCKPLDCRNISAMNVNEPLNDENINESIDGDENCPIGRRGRRWKSPLEQLQHWQINRRKLAYSTVGTPDYIAPEVLLKKGYGVECDWWSLGAIMYEMLVGYPPFYSDDSVTTCRKIVSWRNHLIFPEEARLTPEARDLICRLLCDSEHRLGSHGAGAEQIKAHPWFKDVEWDKLYEMDAAFKPVVNGELDTQNFMKFDEVDCPKPARTGSGPSWKVSITPQNINFVGYTYRNFDAVRGSRHSLDIKGGISPPRSSTESTRSDSAIDYAKLSTGDDGSQQ
- the LOC104701349 gene encoding U-box domain-containing protein 34-like, whose product is MVVMLTQEMSGGQKAKEGQLFVAVAVKGLIGDKFGGAGSCRAVRWALDNLSRKADRFVLVHVIPTITSIPTPSGERLPVEEVEERVVEMYVRDVKKEFETVFVPFLKMCKATSTKCQVETLLLEYDDPAKALIRFTSKSGVNSLVMGSFSSNIFTRRSKGSGVPLTVLKYVPETCEVYIVCKDRITTKSMDTLIIGEPCTSPSSAVISHDFLRNWAASFHTLRSQTLSDPRQSTEAGTRRSASAKELKLDALSLLNNRQQTSPSSKASNATIFQKIVRRRGGSDIPQLNYSDFDETCMEPQSNLEKNVSKQQSSDSPSATSRKSKKVEIEAEVERLKKELQITVGKYKQACEELYSTQNKVQMLSTECSKSVRRVTSAVEKEELQRKTATLEKERHMKAVKEVEAAKALLAREFCQRQIAEVNALKTYLEKKKVIDQLLGTDHRYRKYTIDEIVTATEGFSPEKVIGEGGYGKVYRCSLDSTPAAVKVVRLDTPEKKQEFLKEVEVLSQLRHPHVVLLLGACPENGCLVYEYLENGSLEEYIFHRNNKPPLPWFIRFRVIFEVACGLAFLHSSKPQPIVHRDLKPGNILLNRNYVSKIADVGLAKLVTDVAPDNVTMYRHSVLAGTLHYIDPEYHRTGTIRPKSDLYAFGITILQLLTARQPGGLVPAVENAVKKGTLTEMLDKSVTDWPLAETEELARIGLKCAEFRCRDRPDLKSEVIPALKRLVETANSKTKKEGSNLRAPSHYFCPILREIMQEPEIAADGFTYEKQAILAWLEKHNISPVTRQKLDHFKLTPNHTLRSAIHDWKSRFRFSNDIVNITG